The sequence NNNNNNNNNNNNNNNNNNNNNNNNNNNNNNNNNNNNNNNNNNNNNNNNNNNNNNNNNNNNNNNNNNNNNNNNNNNNNNNNNNNNNNNNNNNNNNNNNNNNNNNNNNNNNNNNNNNNNNNNNNNNNNNNNNNNNNNNNNNNNNNNNNNNNNNNNNNNNNNNNNNNNNNNNNNNNNNNNNNNNNNNNNNNNNNNNNNNNNNNNNNNNNNNNNNNNNNNNNNNNNNNNNNNNNNNNNNNNNNNNNNNNNNNNNNNNNNNNNNNNNNNNNNNNNNNNNNNNNNNNNNNNNNNNNNNNNNNNNNNNNNNNNNNNNNNNNNNNNNNNNNNNNNNNNNNNNNNNNNNNNNNNNNNNNNNNNNNNNNNNNNNNNNNNNNNNNNNNNNNNNNNNNNNNNNNNNNNNNNNNNNNNNNNNNNNNNNNNNNNNNNNNNAGCCGCAGCGACCACCTGACCACGCACATCCGCACGCACACTGGGGAGAAACCCTTCGCCTGCGTCGAGTGCGGCCGCAAGTTTGCCCGCAGCGACGAGCGCAAGAGACACGCCAAGATCCACCAGAGGCAGCGGGACCGCCGGGCAGACCGGAGCSCTGCCGCTGTGCCATGCGCCACCGCCACACCAWGCGCTACCACCACGCCATGCACCTCTGTCACTAWSCCGTCGCCCCCCTCGCTTCCCCAGATCTATGCCTCCTCYGCCTCTCCCCACTTGTACTCGTCGTCCTGCTCCTCCCCCATGGGGAGCCCCCTGTCAGAGCTGCCGTCCCCCCACAGCTCCAACATCTGCTGACGTACCCCgccatgacctctgacctcagacTGTTACCTTGCCGGTCAGAACCCTGAGCCTGGACTCTTTTGTGCAAACATGTGGATATTGTACATACGTGAACGTGCATGAGCGTGCACGTGGTGTTTTGCCTACTGAGTAGGTTATgggatgtttgtgtgtttacacgctggaaaataaaacctgtttaaatCCTGACACTGCGTCCGCTTTCTGGTTCATCTTTAACTGCTTCCACTCAGatcaaaaaatgacagaaaacatcattaaatgtaaaaaaaaaaaaaaaaaaattaaaatcagctgCTTCTAGCATCATGCTATAAAGTTATTCAATCCTCAAACACATTGCTGATAATTCCATACATGTTTAAGAAAGCCTTTTATCTgcatggcaaccatttagcttTCCAAaatgcctggttggacctagccccaCCTTCAAGATGCAGCTCTGTCtcactgagctccttcagactagccaacagcaactagcaaacagctggtggagctGTTGAGGTCATTAGCTACTGCTCAGAGCAACGGtggtaaaaatggtaaaaatgttgataGGGTTAATAGTGGAGCCATGTTGAGAACTTCCTGAAGGcctttgtctttttaaagagACCGAGGCTCAATTTTGAGGCGGTAAAGAAGTAaaatttgatatatacagcatttttataacaactaaaggtaacacAGTTATTTgttagtgaaataaaatgtctctaTGTGCCTGGATAATATGTGATACTGCCCCGTTAAAGTAACGCTTCTTTCAATGGTTttagtctttctcaaactgagCTGAAAGAGAATAACACTGGAAGTActgttgaaattttattttaaacatcagtTTAAAAGAATATNNNNNNNNNNNNNNNNNNNNNNNNNNNNNNNNNNNNNNNNNNNNNNNNNNNNNNNNNNNNNNNNNNNNNNNNNNNNNNNNNNNNNNNNNNNNNNNNNNNNNNNNNNNNNNNNNNNNNNNNNNNNNNNNNNNNNNNNNNNNNNNNNNNNNNNNNNNNNNNNNNNNNNNNNNNNNNNNNNNNNNNNNNNNNNNNNNNNNNNNNNNNNNNNNNNNNNNNNNNNNNNNNNNNNNNNNNNNNNNNNNNNNNNNNNNNNNNNNNNNNNNNNNNNNNNNNNNNNNNNNNNNNNNNNNNNNNNNNNNNNNNNNNNNNNNNNNNNNNNNNNNNNNNNNNNNNNNNNNNNNNNNNNNNNNNNNNNNNNNNNNNNNNNNNNNNNNNNNNNNNNNNNNNNNNNNNNNNNNNNNNNNNNNNNNNNNNNNNNNNNNNNNNNNNNNNNNNNNNNNNNNNNNNNNNNNNNNNNNNNNNNNNNNNNNNNNNNNNNNNNNNNNNNNNNNNNNNNNNNNNNNNNNNNNNNNNNNNNNNNNNNNNNNNNNNNNNNNNNNNNNNNNNNNNNNNNNNNNNNNNNNNNNNNNNNNNNNNNNNNNNNNNNNNNNNNNNNNNNNNNNNNNNNNNNNNNNNNNNNNNNNNNNNNNNNNNNNNNNNNNNNNNNNNNNNNNNNNNNNNNNNNNNNNNNNNNNNNNNNNNNNNNNNNNNNNNNNNNNNNNNNNNNNNNNNNNNNNNNNNNNNNNNNNNNNNNNNNNNNNNNNNNNNNNNNNNNNNNNNNNNNNNNNNNNNNNNNNNNNNNNNNNNNNNNNNNNNNNNNNNNNNNNNNNNNNNNNNNNNNNNNNNNNNNNNNNNNNNNNNNNNNNNNNNNNNNNNNNNNNNNNNNNNNNNNNNNNNNNNNNNNNNNNNNNNNNNNNNNNNNNNNNNNNNNNNNNNNNNNNNNNNNNNNNNNNNNNNNNNNNNNNNNNNNNNNNNNNNNNNNNNNNNNNNNNNNNNNNNNNNNNNNNNNNNNNNNNNNNNNNNNNNNNNNNNNNNNNNNNNNNNNNNNNNNNNNNNNNNNNNNNNNNNNNNNNNNNNNNNNNNNNNNNNNNNNNNNNNNNNNNNNNNNNNNNNNNNNNNNNNNNNNNNNNNNNNNNNNNNNNNNNNNNNNNNNNNNNNNNNNNNNNNNNNNNNNNNNNNNNNNNNNNNNNNNNNNNNNNNNNNNNNNNNNNNNNNNNNNNNNNNNNNNNNNNNNNNNNNNNNNNNNNNNNNNNNNNNNNNNNNNNNNNNNNNNNNNNNNNNNNNNNNNNNNNNNNNNNNNNNNNNNNNNNNNNNNNNNNNNNNNNNNNNNNNNNNNNNNNNNNNNNNNNNNNNNNNNNNNNNNNNNNNNNNNNNNNNNNNNNNNNNNNNNNNNNNNNNNNNNNNNNNNNNNNNNNNNNNNNNNNNNNNNNNNNNNNNNNNNNNNNNNNNNNNNNNNNNNNNNNNNNNNNNNNNNNNNNNNNNNNNNNNNNNNNNNNNNNNNNNNNNNNNNNNNNNNNNNNNNNNNNNNNNNNNNNNNNNNNNNNNNNNNNNNNNNNNNNNNNNNNNNNNNNNNNNNNNNNNNNNNNNNNNNNNNNNNNNNNNNNNNNNNNNNNNNNNNNNNNNNNNNNNNNNNNNNNNNNNNNNNNNNNNNNNNNNNNNNNNNNNNNNNNNNNNNNNNNNNNNNNNNNNNNNNNNNNNNNNNNNNNNNNNNNNNNNNNNNNNNNNNNNNNNNNNNNNNNNNNNNNNNNNNNNNNNNNNNNNNNNNNNNNNNNNNNNNNNNNNNNNNNNNNNNNNNNNNNNNNNNNNNNNNNNNNNNNNNNNNNNNNNNNNNNNNNNNNNNNNNNNNNNNNNNNNNNNNNNNNNNNNNNNNNNNNNNNNNNNNNNNNNNNNNNNNNNNNNNNNNNNNNNNNNNNNNNNNNNNNNNNNNNNNNNNNNNNNNNNNNNNNNNNNNNNNNNNNNNNNNNNNNNNNNNNNNNNNNNNNNNNNNNNNNNNNNNNNNNNNNNNNNNNNNNNNNNNNNNNNNNNNNNNNNNNNNNNNNNNNNNNNNNNNNNNNNNNNNNNNNNNNNNNNNNNNNNNNNNNNNNNNNNNNNNNNNNNNNNNNNNNNNNNNNNNNNNNNNNNNNNNNNNNNNNNNNNNNNNNNNNNNNNNNNNNNNNNNNNNNNNNNNNNNNNNNNNNNNNNNNNNNNNNNNNNNNNNNNNNNNNNNNNNNNNNNNNNNNNNNNNNNNNNNNNNNNNNNNNNNNNNNNNNNNNNNNNNNNNNNNNNNNNNNNNNNNNNNNNNNNNNNNNNNNNNNNNNNNNNNNNNNNNNNNNNNNNNNNNNNNNNNNNNNNNNNNNNNNNNNNNNNNNNNNNNNNNNNNNNNNNNNNNNNNNNNNNNNNNNNNNNNNNNNNNNNNNNNNNNNNNNNNNNNNNNNNNNNNNNNNNNNNNNNNNNNNNNNNNNNNNNNNNNNNNNNNNNNNNNNNNNNNNNNNNNNNNNNNNNNNNNNNNNNNNNNNNNNNNNNNNNNNNNNNNNNNNNNNNNNNNNNNNNNNNNNNNNNNNNNNNNNNNNNNNNNNNNNNNNNNNNNNNNNNNNNNNNNNNNNNNNNNNNNNNNNNNNNNNNNNNNNNNNNNNNNNNNNNNNNNNNNNNNNNNNNNNNNNNNNNNNNNNNNNNNNNNNNNNNNNNNNNNNNNNNNNNNNNNNNNNNNNNNNNNNNNNNNNNNNNNNNNNNNNNNNNNNNNNNNNNNNNNNNNNNNNNNNNNNNNNNNNNNNNNNNNNNNNNNNNNNNNNNNNNNNNNNNNNNNNNNNNNNNNNNN comes from Poecilia reticulata strain Guanapo unplaced genomic scaffold, Guppy_female_1.0+MT scaffold_131, whole genome shotgun sequence and encodes:
- the LOC108165901 gene encoding early growth response protein 1-B-like, with amino-acid sequence MAATKAELLLSALQISEPLFAHPAPPSPLDGYPKLEELQMLLHNAASAVEAAGLLSAEPSEFTGEQPKQTAQLNNISRSDHLTTHIRTHTGEKPFACVECGRKFARSDERKRHAKIHQRQRDRRADRSXAAVPCATATPXATTTPCTSVTXPSPPSLPQIYASSASPHLYSSSCSSPMGSPLSELPSPHSSNIC